A genomic region of Candidatus Binatus sp. contains the following coding sequences:
- a CDS encoding acyl-CoA dehydrogenase family protein, translating into MDTYVELDTNLPDHYRTLKDNIHRFAREVMRPTAAALDRLADPSAAIAPGSPLWDFLKQAYRLGYNKAGFPTQFGGLGLSGLGQHIYLEELGWGSADLALTVGIAGMPFGALAATGNRELVEKHVMPFVQDREAQYIGCWPVTEPQHGSDWVTGQWNREHNDLAGHVIARRDGDSYVISGQKSAWVSNGTIATHGLVILIADPSRGAVLGRGVAFVPFDLPGVSKGKPLNKLGQRALNQGEIFFDEVRIPSSYMLVAPDKPAAAAAGRGGGPNAMVGAVFTGVARAAFEIALDYSRQRIQGGKPICEHQLVQKHLFEMFTKVEACRLLSRAAITYNTDAAVPAMEYSIASKTFCTQAAFEVASDALQLLGGNGLSKEYPIEKIFRDARAALIEDGTNDVLSLVGANLVLARPS; encoded by the coding sequence ATGGACACGTACGTCGAGCTCGACACTAATCTGCCCGACCATTACCGGACACTCAAGGACAACATTCATCGGTTCGCGCGGGAGGTGATGCGTCCGACCGCGGCCGCTCTGGACCGGCTCGCCGATCCGAGCGCGGCAATCGCCCCGGGCTCGCCGCTGTGGGACTTCCTCAAGCAGGCATATCGGCTCGGCTACAATAAGGCCGGGTTTCCCACCCAGTTCGGCGGACTCGGACTGAGCGGCCTCGGGCAGCATATCTACCTCGAGGAGCTTGGATGGGGCAGCGCTGACCTTGCGCTGACAGTTGGCATTGCAGGGATGCCGTTCGGCGCGCTTGCGGCCACCGGCAATCGCGAACTCGTCGAAAAGCATGTCATGCCGTTCGTTCAGGATCGCGAGGCGCAGTACATCGGATGCTGGCCGGTGACCGAGCCGCAACATGGATCGGACTGGGTGACCGGGCAGTGGAACCGGGAACACAATGACCTGGCGGGTCACGTGATCGCGCGGCGCGACGGCGATTCGTACGTGATCAGCGGGCAGAAGTCGGCTTGGGTTTCCAACGGAACGATTGCGACGCATGGGCTGGTGATTCTGATCGCCGACCCCTCACGCGGCGCCGTGCTCGGCCGAGGCGTTGCTTTCGTGCCGTTTGACCTGCCCGGCGTATCCAAGGGCAAGCCGCTGAACAAGCTCGGCCAGCGCGCGCTTAACCAGGGCGAGATTTTCTTCGATGAGGTCAGGATTCCGAGCAGCTACATGCTGGTCGCGCCCGACAAGCCCGCCGCGGCGGCCGCCGGCCGGGGCGGCGGTCCGAACGCGATGGTGGGTGCGGTCTTCACCGGAGTGGCCCGTGCGGCCTTCGAGATTGCGCTCGATTACTCCCGGCAGCGCATCCAGGGCGGCAAGCCGATTTGCGAGCATCAGCTGGTGCAAAAGCATCTGTTCGAAATGTTTACCAAGGTCGAGGCATGCCGCCTGCTCTCGCGCGCGGCGATAACCTACAACACCGACGCGGCCGTACCCGCGATGGAATACTCGATTGCGTCGAAGACCTTCTGCACGCAGGCGGCATTTGAGGTCGCCAGCGACGCGCTTCAGCTTCTCGGCGGCAACGGCCTCAGCAAGGAGTATCCGATCGAAAAAATCTTCCGCGACGCGCGCGCCGCGCTGATCGAGGACGGCACCAACGACGTGCTAAGCCTGGTCGGGGCCAACCTGGTGCTCGCCCGCCCCTCCTGA